The Gemmatimonadetes bacterium SCN 70-22 genome has a segment encoding these proteins:
- a CDS encoding Zn-dependent hydrolase has translation MPASSAAPTLVNGERLNAHIAALSQFGKNDFGGVSRVAYSEFDKQGRAYAMGLMREAGLTVTVDAGGNIWGRRAGSDPSRRPIVFGSHIDSVPEGGNFDGPVGSLGAIEVARTLGEQRITTKHPLEVVIFQNEEGGTVGSRVLTGEVSADDLKLPSKSGKTIGEGIAFIGGDPARLAEARRAPGSVAAYVELHIEQGGNLEAERLDIGVVEGIVGIGWWDVTIEGFPNHAGTTAMNNRRDAMLAAARFTDMVNRVVTSVPGRQVGTVGRIQAFPGVPNVIPGKVTCSLELRDLDAKKQAMLFERIMGEAAEIGRATGTTFSYKSTHDSAPALCDARVQTAVEQSAHGLDLKTKYLPSGAGHDAQHMARLGPAGMIFIPSVGGISHSPKEFSHAKDVTNGANVLLATVLAIDSAPWS, from the coding sequence ATTCCGGCTTCGAGCGCCGCGCCGACGCTGGTGAACGGCGAGCGCCTCAACGCCCACATCGCCGCGCTGTCGCAGTTCGGGAAGAACGACTTCGGCGGGGTGTCGCGGGTGGCGTACTCGGAGTTCGACAAGCAGGGGCGGGCGTATGCGATGGGGCTCATGCGCGAGGCCGGGCTCACCGTCACCGTCGACGCCGGGGGGAACATCTGGGGGCGCCGCGCCGGCTCGGACCCATCGCGCCGGCCCATCGTCTTCGGGTCGCACATCGATTCCGTCCCCGAAGGGGGGAACTTCGACGGCCCCGTCGGTTCGCTGGGGGCCATCGAGGTGGCGCGCACGTTAGGCGAGCAGCGCATCACGACGAAGCACCCGCTCGAGGTCGTGATCTTCCAGAACGAGGAAGGCGGGACGGTGGGGAGCCGAGTGCTCACCGGCGAGGTGAGCGCCGACGACCTCAAGCTTCCCAGCAAGAGCGGCAAGACCATCGGCGAGGGGATCGCCTTCATCGGCGGTGATCCCGCCCGGCTGGCCGAGGCGCGCCGCGCGCCCGGGAGCGTCGCCGCCTATGTGGAGCTGCACATCGAGCAGGGGGGGAACCTGGAGGCGGAGCGGCTCGACATCGGGGTGGTGGAGGGGATCGTCGGGATCGGGTGGTGGGACGTGACCATCGAGGGATTTCCCAACCATGCCGGGACGACGGCGATGAACAACCGTCGCGACGCGATGCTGGCCGCGGCGCGCTTCACCGACATGGTGAACCGCGTGGTCACCAGCGTCCCGGGGCGGCAGGTCGGGACGGTGGGGCGGATCCAGGCCTTTCCCGGCGTCCCGAACGTGATTCCCGGGAAGGTGACCTGCTCGCTCGAGTTGCGCGACCTCGATGCGAAGAAGCAGGCCATGCTGTTCGAGCGGATCATGGGCGAGGCCGCCGAGATCGGGCGAGCGACGGGGACGACCTTCAGCTACAAGTCCACGCACGACTCGGCGCCGGCGCTGTGCGATGCGCGGGTGCAAACGGCCGTGGAGCAGTCGGCCCACGGGCTCGACCTAAAGACGAAATACCTGCCGAGTGGTGCGGGGCACGATGCGCAGCACATGGCGCGGCTGGGGCCGGCGGGGATGATCTTCATCCCGAGCGTGGGGGGGATCTCGCACTCGCCGAAGGAGTTCTCGCACGCGAAGGACGTCACGAACGGGGCCAACGTCCTGCTGGCGACGGTGCTCGCCATCGACTCCGCGCCGTGGAGCTGA
- a CDS encoding amidase codes for MPDALELAHLIRTRQLSAREAVDAAIARIERLNPGLNAVVHTMFEQARRTADAPPADPDAPFAGVPFLIKDLLTTYAGEPLEMGSRLYAGWRPDHDSELMRRYRRAGLITLGKTNTPEFGLVPYTEPRAKGTTRNPWNLERTVGGSSGGSAAAVASGMVPVAAGGDGGGSIRIPASCCGLFGFKPSRGVVPTGPDEGEHWGGSATEGVLTRSVRDSAAMLDAIAGEDAGAPYAAPPRSRPYLDEVATDPGPLLIAFTDAPMLGHEIHPDCKAAVRDAARLLASLGHRVEERAPVVDREEFNHAFVTVVCGEVAADLRDARQRLGRRATRRDVEVATWGLAMLGDAVSAGEYASAMRYLQRSGRAMGRFFEGCDLFLTPTLGMPPVRHGELQPGPAEARLIQVFGALRAGGLMRRLGAVAQAAATVFDFIPYPPLFNASGQPAMSVPLSWNTERLPIGVQLAARFGDDGTLFRVAAQLERARPWKDKWPPVSAQS; via the coding sequence ATGCCCGACGCCCTGGAACTCGCGCATCTGATTCGTACCCGCCAGCTGTCGGCGAGGGAGGCCGTCGACGCCGCGATCGCCCGCATCGAGCGCCTCAACCCCGGGCTCAATGCGGTCGTCCACACGATGTTCGAGCAGGCGCGCCGCACGGCCGACGCCCCGCCCGCCGATCCGGACGCCCCGTTCGCCGGCGTCCCGTTCCTGATCAAGGACCTGCTCACCACGTACGCGGGCGAGCCGCTCGAGATGGGGTCGCGGCTGTACGCCGGGTGGCGCCCGGACCACGACTCCGAGCTCATGCGCCGCTATCGCCGCGCCGGCCTCATCACGCTCGGCAAGACAAACACGCCCGAGTTTGGCCTCGTCCCCTACACCGAGCCCCGGGCCAAGGGGACCACCCGCAACCCGTGGAACCTCGAACGCACGGTCGGCGGGTCGAGCGGGGGCTCGGCGGCCGCGGTGGCGAGCGGGATGGTCCCCGTTGCGGCTGGCGGTGACGGCGGCGGCTCCATCCGCATCCCCGCCAGCTGCTGCGGACTCTTCGGCTTCAAGCCGTCGCGCGGCGTCGTCCCCACCGGCCCCGACGAGGGCGAGCACTGGGGGGGCTCGGCGACCGAGGGGGTGCTCACCCGGTCGGTGCGCGACTCGGCGGCCATGCTCGACGCCATCGCGGGCGAGGATGCCGGCGCCCCGTATGCCGCCCCGCCCCGCTCACGGCCGTACCTGGACGAAGTCGCGACCGACCCCGGCCCGCTCCTCATCGCCTTCACCGACGCCCCGATGCTGGGCCACGAGATCCACCCGGACTGCAAGGCCGCCGTCCGCGACGCCGCCCGGCTCCTCGCGTCGTTAGGTCACCGCGTGGAGGAGCGGGCCCCGGTCGTGGACCGCGAGGAGTTCAACCACGCCTTCGTCACCGTGGTCTGCGGCGAGGTCGCGGCCGACCTGCGCGACGCCCGGCAGCGCCTGGGGCGCAGGGCGACGCGACGCGACGTGGAGGTGGCGACGTGGGGGCTGGCGATGCTCGGCGACGCGGTGAGCGCCGGCGAGTACGCCAGCGCCATGCGCTACCTGCAGCGCAGCGGCCGGGCGATGGGGCGCTTCTTCGAGGGGTGCGACCTCTTCCTCACCCCCACCCTGGGGATGCCGCCGGTGCGCCACGGCGAGCTGCAACCCGGGCCCGCCGAGGCCCGGCTCATCCAGGTGTTCGGCGCCCTGCGCGCCGGCGGGCTGATGCGCCGGCTGGGCGCGGTGGCCCAGGCCGCCGCCACCGTCTTCGACTTCATTCCCTACCCCCCGCTCTTCAACGCCAGCGGCCAGCCCGCCATGAGCGTCCCGCTGTCCTGGAACACGGAGCGGCTCCCCATCGGCGTGCAGCTGGCGGCAAGGTTCGGGGACGATGGCACGCTGTTCCGCGTCGCCGCCCAGCTGGAGCGCGCCCGCCCCTGGAAGGACAAGTGGCCCCCCGTGTCCGCGCAGAGCTGA
- a CDS encoding C-5 sterol desaturase, with the protein MLETLAAALPSPVAFAIPVFMLLIVAEVLWSRRHLPTNYELRDTAASILMGFGNLAIGAAYGGVVYAATNWVYQHRLVSLPDAWWVFVALLFTEDFCYYWFHRWSHEYRVWWAAHVNHHSSQHLNLSTALRQSWTGQLAFVWVLWLPLALAGFPPALIAFQQGVSLVYQFWIHTESVRRLPRWVEYVFNTPSHHRVHHASNARYLDRNYAGIFIIWDRMFGTLVLEDDAEPCRYGITANLGTFNPLRIAFHEWAAIARDVARARGWRERLAYVFGPPGWSPDGSRRTSEEIRREWRERRALEGSAGE; encoded by the coding sequence ATGCTCGAAACCCTCGCCGCCGCCCTCCCCAGCCCGGTCGCCTTCGCGATCCCGGTCTTCATGCTGCTGATCGTGGCCGAGGTGCTGTGGAGCCGGCGGCACCTGCCGACAAACTACGAATTGCGTGACACCGCGGCGTCGATCCTCATGGGGTTCGGGAACCTCGCGATCGGCGCCGCCTACGGCGGCGTGGTCTACGCCGCCACCAACTGGGTGTACCAGCACCGACTGGTGAGCCTCCCCGACGCGTGGTGGGTCTTCGTCGCCCTCCTCTTCACCGAGGACTTCTGCTACTACTGGTTCCACCGCTGGTCGCACGAGTACCGCGTCTGGTGGGCGGCACATGTGAACCATCACTCGTCGCAGCACCTCAATCTCTCGACCGCCCTCCGCCAGAGCTGGACCGGCCAACTGGCGTTCGTGTGGGTCCTCTGGCTCCCCCTCGCCCTTGCCGGCTTCCCCCCGGCGCTGATCGCCTTCCAGCAGGGGGTGAGCCTCGTCTACCAGTTCTGGATCCACACCGAGTCGGTGCGCCGCCTCCCCCGCTGGGTGGAGTACGTCTTCAACACCCCCTCGCACCATCGCGTGCACCACGCCAGCAACGCCCGTTACCTCGACCGCAACTATGCGGGGATCTTCATCATCTGGGACCGGATGTTCGGGACGCTGGTGCTGGAGGACGACGCCGAACCGTGCCGGTACGGGATCACCGCCAACCTCGGGACCTTCAACCCGCTGCGGATCGCCTTCCACGAGTGGGCGGCGATCGCGCGCGACGTGGCGCGTGCGCGCGGCTGGCGCGAGCGCCTGGCGTACGTCTTCGGCCCGCCGGGGTGGAGCCCCGACGGCTCTCGGCGGACGTCGGAGGAGATCCGGCGGGAGTGGAGGGAACGCCGCGCGCTGGAGGGGAGCGCGGGGGAGTGA
- a CDS encoding histidine kinase codes for MTDPAAPHDTLGFLEILRRRERGKLKVYVGSAAGTGKTFRMLQEAHDLRRRGVDVVVGFVESHGRVETEAQVGDLAVIPRRRIAYRNVSLEEMDLDAIVARRPQVVIVDELAHTNVPGSRHRKRWEDVLELLDEGINVISAVNVQHLESLNDVIQQALGVTVRETVPDWVLASADQVINLDISAEDLRQRLREGKIYAPEKVPSALQNFFTDENLTTLRELALREVASSVDRVREEIVRREEGGAPVRTTVDRILVAMSSNPTYTAQLLRRASRIAGRLNTDWYCIYVQTPDESAEKIDSAVQRKLVDNIQMAQALGAEVVKLQGEDVAGAIVRFAREHGVTLVLVGQSRRSAWHRWRHGSVIKRLIDDGAGLDVLVVSLDRRNGTERLNTSEE; via the coding sequence GACCGATCCAGCCGCCCCCCACGACACCCTCGGTTTCCTCGAGATCCTTCGTCGCCGCGAGCGGGGAAAGCTCAAGGTGTACGTCGGGTCGGCGGCCGGGACGGGGAAGACCTTTCGGATGCTGCAGGAAGCGCACGACCTGCGGCGGCGAGGCGTGGACGTCGTCGTGGGCTTCGTGGAATCGCACGGGCGCGTGGAGACCGAGGCTCAAGTCGGGGACCTGGCGGTCATCCCCCGGCGGCGCATCGCCTACCGCAACGTGTCGCTGGAGGAGATGGACCTCGACGCGATCGTGGCCCGACGCCCGCAAGTCGTCATCGTCGACGAGCTGGCGCACACCAACGTCCCGGGGTCGAGGCACCGCAAGCGGTGGGAGGACGTCCTCGAGCTCCTCGACGAGGGGATCAACGTCATCTCGGCGGTGAACGTGCAGCACCTGGAGTCGCTCAACGACGTCATCCAGCAGGCGCTGGGCGTGACGGTGCGCGAGACGGTCCCCGACTGGGTCCTCGCGTCGGCCGACCAGGTGATCAACCTCGACATCTCCGCCGAGGACCTGCGCCAGCGGCTGCGTGAGGGCAAGATCTATGCGCCGGAAAAGGTGCCCTCCGCGCTGCAGAACTTCTTCACCGACGAGAACCTCACCACGCTGCGTGAACTGGCGCTGCGCGAGGTGGCGAGCTCGGTGGACCGGGTGCGCGAGGAGATCGTGCGCCGCGAGGAAGGAGGGGCACCGGTGCGGACGACGGTCGATCGCATCCTCGTGGCGATGTCGAGCAATCCCACGTACACGGCGCAGCTCCTGCGGAGGGCGAGCCGCATTGCGGGGCGACTCAACACCGACTGGTACTGCATCTACGTGCAGACGCCTGACGAGAGCGCCGAGAAGATCGACAGCGCGGTCCAGCGCAAGCTGGTCGACAACATCCAGATGGCGCAGGCGCTCGGGGCCGAGGTGGTGAAGCTGCAGGGGGAGGACGTGGCCGGCGCGATCGTGCGCTTCGCCCGCGAGCACGGCGTGACGCTCGTCCTGGTCGGGCAGAGCCGCCGCTCGGCGTGGCACCGATGGCGGCACGGCTCGGTGATCAAGCGGCTCATCGACGACGGCGCGGGGCTCGACGTCCTCGTCGTCTCGCTCGATCGGCGCAACGGCACCGAACGGCTCAACACGTCGGAGGAGTGA